CCCCAGGATAGTAATCGGTTAGCGATTATCTTTGATTCTACAAATGCTAATACTTCCTTAACTTGCTGCATAGAAATTTTTGATGTTGGTGGACAAACACCACCAAATCGTCATCAGTGGGCGGTGGAAATGTTTTTTGTCCTCAAAGGTGAAGCGATGGCTATGTGTGACGGCAAGAGTGTCCAGATCAAAGCCGGAGATAGTTTATTAGTGCCTCCTACTGGTACACACTTAATTAAAAATACAGGTTCTACTCGCTTGTATACGTTGACTGTGATGGTTCCCAATGAAGACTTTTCAGAATTAATTCGCAGTGGGACTCCAGTCGAGTTAGATGCAGAAGATATGGCAGTACTGGGAAGATTAGATGCTTTGATGCCCTGTTAGAAATATTTGAAATCAGTAGAGGTGTATAGCTGTTTCCCCTACTGATTCATTAG
This region of Nostoc sp. UHCC 0302 genomic DNA includes:
- a CDS encoding cupin domain-containing protein yields the protein MYATRCVIPVIKSPKEYQTYRISPQDSNRLAIIFDSTNANTSLTCCIEIFDVGGQTPPNRHQWAVEMFFVLKGEAMAMCDGKSVQIKAGDSLLVPPTGTHLIKNTGSTRLYTLTVMVPNEDFSELIRSGTPVELDAEDMAVLGRLDALMPC